A window of Garciella nitratireducens DSM 15102 genomic DNA:
CTTATGGTGATTAGTACCTTCGTAAAGGGAGTATCTCCTTATAAATCTGTATTGGTAAATGATTTGATTCTAGATAAAAATGGACAAAAAATGTCTAAATCTAAGGGGAATACTGTAAATCCTTTTGAACTATTTGATAAGTATGGTGCAGATGCCTTAAGATGGTATTTACTTTACGTGTCTCCTGCATGGAATCCTACTCGTTTTGATGAAGAAGGACTAAAAGAAGTTTTAAGCAAGTTCTTTGGAACGTTACGTAATGTATATACGTTCTTTGCGTTGTATGCAAATACCGATAATGTAGATCCTAGAGATTTCTTTGTAGAATATAAAAAACGTCCAGAGATTGATCGATGGATTTTATCTAAATATCATCATTTAGTAAGAGAAGTAAATCAAGAAATGGAAGCAAAGGATTTAAATAGAGCTGTAAGAAAGATTCAATATTTTGTAAATGAGGATTTATCAAACTGGTATATTCGAAGAAATCGCCGTCGTTTCTGGGCTAGTGATTTAACAGAAGATAAAAAAGCGGTATATAATACTACTTATGAAGTATTAGAAGGAATTTCTCGGCTGATTGCACCTTTTGCACCTTATATTTCTGAAGAACTTTATAAATGCTTAACTGAAAATCTATCTGTTCATCTTGCGGATTATCCAGAGTGTAATGATGCATTAATTAATGAAAAAGTAGAAGAGAGAATGGATCTTGTAAAAAACTTAGTAGCATTAGGACGTTCTGCAAGAGCTGCTGAACAGATTAAAGTTCGTCAGCCAGTACAAAAAGTAATCATTGATGGAAAATATGAAGATTTGATTTCTGATTTAGTACCATTAATTCAAGAAGAATTAAATGTAAAAGAAGTAGAATTTAAAAAAGATGTAAGTGATTTTATGGATTACAACTTAAAACCAAATTTTAAAGTAGCAGGTCCTATCTTAGGATCAAAGATTAAGTCTTTAGGAAAAGCCTTAAGTCAGCTGGATGCTGCTCAAGCAGCACGAAAATTAGAGGCAGGAGAGAGTTTAAATCTTATATTAGACGGAGAAGAAGTCGAGATTAAAAAGGATTTTGTACAGGTCAATATTTCTGCAAAAGAAGGATTTAAAGTAGAGACCGAAAATAACCTTTTCGTGATTTTAGATACGAATTTAACACAAGATTTAATAGATGAAGGATATGCTAGAGAATTTATTTCTAAAATACAGCAAATGAGAAAAAATGCAAACTTTGAAGTAGTAGATCATATCTATATTTACTATAATGGAGATGAAGATATTACAAGAGCTGTAGAGAAATTTGAAGATTATATTAAAAAAGAAACTTTAGCAGAAAGCATTCAAAAAGTAGAAGATGACAATTTAGAAAAGCAGAATTTAAATGATCATTTAACAGGTATGAAAGTAGAAAGAGTATAAAAATAACCAGCCAAAAGGCTGGTTATTTTTATACTTTTTCTAGAATAATATTCCTTAATTTTTTTTATTATTTAGGAGGTTAATAATAAACTCAATGCCATTATTGCCATTCCTCCTATCAAGCCGTAAATAGCATGATGGTGATATCCATATTTTTCAGCGGTAGGCAAAAGTTCATCTAGAGAAATATAAACCATAATTCCTGCGACAAAAGAGAAAACCATTCCTAATAAGGTATTATTAATAAAAGGGCGTAAAAGGGTAAAACCTATCAAAGCTCCTAAAGGTTCCGATAATCCTGATAAAAAAGAATATTTAAAAGCTTGCTTTTTATTTCCCGTAGAAAAATAAATGGGCACAGCAACTGCAATTCCTTCAGGGATATTGTGAATGGCAATAGCGATACCGATGCTAATGCCCAAAGAGGGATCTTGTAGCGTGCTAATGAAGGTAGCTAATCCTTCAGGAAAATTATGAATGGTAATGGCTAAGGCAGAAAATAATCCCATTCTTTTTAAATCTTCTGAGGTAGGTTCTTCATATATTTTCTTTACATCAGGAAATTCATGAGGGTTTTCTTTTTCCGGAACCAATTTATCAAT
This region includes:
- the zupT gene encoding zinc transporter ZupT; protein product: MEKTTLLSAFGITLIAGLSTGLGGALAFHSKTSNKKILSITLGFSAGVMIYVSMIEIFAQAKTTLQHIYGLKLGYWYTTIAFFGGIIVMALIDKLVPEKENPHEFPDVKKIYEEPTSEDLKRMGLFSALAITIHNFPEGLATFISTLQDPSLGISIGIAIAIHNIPEGIAVAVPIYFSTGNKKQAFKYSFLSGLSEPLGALIGFTLLRPFINNTLLGMVFSFVAGIMVYISLDELLPTAEKYGYHHHAIYGLIGGMAIMALSLLLTS